A genomic region of Streptosporangium lutulentum contains the following coding sequences:
- a CDS encoding HEAT repeat domain-containing protein, protein MSVNREDVLSALRPDEPNYPDAAQHLGAEAAPILAELVQADDVELAAKAASLAGFLSSESARAALERAAIHQDPVVRVAAAASLQRHPKLAGELIGRLLTDPDLGVRKWTLRSLQAVKPHGLRGQVEALASTEQVPALRELAHRIAEQLPS, encoded by the coding sequence ATGTCAGTTAACAGAGAAGACGTCCTCAGCGCGCTGCGGCCGGACGAACCCAACTATCCCGACGCGGCACAGCACTTGGGAGCAGAGGCGGCGCCGATCCTGGCAGAGCTTGTCCAGGCCGACGATGTGGAACTCGCCGCCAAGGCGGCATCGTTGGCGGGGTTCCTCAGCTCGGAATCGGCACGGGCGGCGCTGGAGCGGGCTGCCATCCACCAAGATCCAGTGGTCCGAGTTGCAGCAGCGGCATCGCTTCAGCGCCACCCAAAGCTAGCGGGCGAACTGATAGGCCGGCTGCTGACCGATCCTGACCTTGGTGTTCGAAAATGGACATTAAGGTCGCTCCAGGCGGTTAAGCCACACGGCCTGAGAGGTCAAGTAGAGGCGCTCGCGTCCACCGAACAGGTGCCCGCGCTCCGGGAGCTCGCCCACCGGATCGCCGAACAACTCCCTTCATGA
- a CDS encoding GMC oxidoreductase, translating into MIDNTSDDIDPKGVSRRRFITATGSIVGAAALAGRATAAQAEAVLAAAPIADGAHVPVLVIGTGYGGSVAALRLAQAGVDVHMVEMGMAWDTPGPDGKIFCSTLAPDHRSYWLRTRTKQPLNYFLGFPIDRNISRYTGILDAEEFGGITVYQGRGVGGGSLVNGGMAVTPKREEFGTVLPSVNADEMYDTYYPRANAGLGVGAIDPAWFESAACYQYSRVGRKHAGRSGFPFGFVPNVYDWDYMERESAGTATKSALAGEILYGNNHGKKSLQRTYLAQAKATGRVTVSPLHQVTSVAPAGGGYTVVIDQLDTGGDTTTTKTVTADRVFFAAGSVGTSKLLVKLKATGVLPGLNDEVGKGWGDNGNVMCGRANHLWDPTGGLQSTIPCAGIDNWTAGGVFAEVAPLPVGIETFASFYLSITKNPNRAQFSWNAATGKVDLNWQAAWKQPSVTMAKTIFDKINAKEGTIYRTDLFGVYKIWGDHLTYHPLGGAVLNRATDNYGRLGGYPGLYVIDGSLIPGNTSVNPFVTITALAERNIEKIIATDL; encoded by the coding sequence ATGATCGACAATACCTCGGACGACATCGACCCCAAGGGTGTATCCCGCCGCAGATTCATAACTGCAACAGGTTCTATAGTCGGCGCCGCGGCTCTCGCGGGCCGTGCCACCGCGGCCCAGGCGGAGGCCGTCCTCGCGGCCGCTCCGATCGCCGACGGCGCCCATGTCCCGGTCCTGGTGATCGGCACCGGATACGGCGGTTCCGTCGCAGCCCTCCGTCTCGCCCAGGCGGGCGTCGACGTGCACATGGTCGAGATGGGGATGGCCTGGGACACCCCCGGCCCCGACGGCAAGATCTTCTGTAGCACGCTCGCACCGGACCACCGGTCCTACTGGCTGCGCACCCGGACCAAACAGCCCCTCAACTACTTCCTCGGCTTCCCGATCGACAGGAACATCTCCCGCTACACCGGGATCCTGGACGCGGAGGAGTTCGGCGGCATCACGGTCTACCAGGGCCGCGGCGTCGGCGGTGGTTCGCTGGTCAACGGCGGCATGGCGGTCACCCCCAAGCGCGAGGAGTTCGGCACCGTCCTCCCGTCGGTGAACGCCGACGAGATGTACGACACCTACTACCCACGCGCCAACGCCGGGCTCGGGGTCGGGGCCATCGACCCGGCCTGGTTCGAGTCCGCCGCCTGCTACCAGTACTCCCGGGTCGGGCGTAAGCACGCCGGACGTTCCGGCTTCCCCTTCGGCTTCGTGCCCAACGTGTACGACTGGGACTACATGGAGCGGGAGTCGGCCGGAACCGCCACCAAGTCGGCGCTGGCCGGGGAGATCCTCTACGGCAACAACCACGGCAAGAAATCTCTGCAGCGGACCTACCTCGCCCAGGCCAAGGCCACCGGCAGGGTGACCGTCTCACCGCTGCACCAGGTCACCTCGGTCGCGCCGGCGGGCGGCGGCTACACCGTCGTCATCGACCAGCTCGACACCGGCGGCGACACCACGACCACCAAGACCGTGACCGCGGACAGGGTGTTCTTCGCCGCCGGCAGCGTCGGCACCAGCAAGCTGCTGGTCAAGCTGAAGGCCACCGGTGTGCTCCCCGGCCTGAACGACGAGGTGGGCAAGGGCTGGGGCGACAACGGCAACGTCATGTGCGGCCGCGCCAACCACCTGTGGGATCCCACCGGCGGTCTTCAGTCGACCATTCCGTGCGCCGGCATCGACAACTGGACCGCCGGCGGGGTGTTCGCCGAGGTCGCGCCGTTGCCCGTGGGGATCGAGACCTTCGCCTCGTTCTACCTGTCGATCACCAAGAATCCGAACCGTGCCCAGTTCTCCTGGAACGCCGCGACGGGCAAGGTCGACCTGAACTGGCAGGCCGCCTGGAAGCAGCCGTCCGTCACCATGGCCAAGACGATCTTTGACAAGATCAACGCGAAGGAGGGGACGATCTACCGGACCGACCTCTTCGGCGTCTACAAGATCTGGGGTGATCACCTCACCTACCACCCGCTCGGCGGCGCGGTGCTGAACAGGGCCACCGACAACTACGGCCGGCTCGGCGGCTATCCCGGCCTGTACGTCATCGACGGCTCGCTGATCCCCGGCAACACCAGCGTCAACCCGTTCGTCACGATCACGGCGCTCGCCGAACGGAACATCGAAAAGATCATAGCCACCGACCTTTGA